The window CCCCGTCGTCCTCCAGCCGCAGCTCGGCCAGTCGGACCGCCGGGTTGTCGTTGCCCTCCATGAACTCCGGGAGATCGGCGCCGCTGCCGAGGTTGTCCCCGACGCCGCGGATGATCACCACCTTGACGTCGTTGTCGGCGTTGGCGGCGCGCAGCACATCGGCATAGCGCAGACGTGCCATGGACGTCGGCGCGTTCAGGAACTCGGGACGGTTGAACGTGATCGTCGCGATCTTTGTCTTCGGGTCCTTCTCGTAGAGGATGATCTCCTCAGGCGTGGGCCGCTCCGCTGCGGAAGGCGACGGTCGCTCAGCCATGGACAGCCTCTCTGTAAGCCGGTGCGGACGAGAGGATCTCGGCGCCGTCGGGGGTGATCAGAACCGCGTCGCGGGTGAACACGGCGCCCACGCCCTCTTCCCACACGTAGGCCGTGACCGCAAGCACCATGCCCGCCTCGAGGTTCTCGGCATCGGCGGACGCCCGCAGTGCCGGGGACACCACCGGCGGGTCGAAACCCAGACCGAGGCCGTGCGCCACCGGCATCGCCGGAAGGCGCTCGCCGGCCGCCTCGTAGGCATCCAGCAGGCCGCTCGTGGCCCTACCCGGCCGACAGGCCTCGATCAATTTGTCCCACAGGTCGTCTCGGCGCCGGTACAGCGCGCGCACGGCATCGGTGGGCTCTCCGACATGCAGGGTGCGTGCCACCTCGGCGACGTATCCGTCGGCCAGCACTCCCGCCGACACCGCGACCAGATCACCGTCACGCACCCGGCCGTCCCCGCCCGCGCGGCGCCAGGGATGGTCCTTCGACGTCACCCAGGCCGCATCCTGTGTCGCCGGGGTGCTCACCCCGCCGGCGGCCTCGGCTTCGAGCACCGCTCCGGCGAGGGCGTTCTCGGTGGTGCCCGGTGCGAGCGCCGCAGCGCCGGCGGCCAGTCCTTCCTCGGCGACCACGAGAGCGCGTCGCAGGGCCTCGATCTCCTGTGGTGTCTTGATACGACGCGCGGCCTGCATGGCCTGCTCGGCGTCGATCAGCTCTGCGTTCGGGAACGCCATCGGCAACAGTTTGGCGAATGTCGGTGTGAGCGCATCGGTTCCGACTCGGCGGAAGGTGTCGGCGCCCTTGATGTTCTTCAGGATGCCGACCAGGGTCATCGGGTTCCATGCGAACCCGTACAGGTTCTCGTGCGGGATCTCCTCGGGGATGCCCTCGTCCCAGGTGCTGTTGAGGTGGATCTCGCCGGTGGCGCGCACGAACTCACAGATCGGCCCGAACGGACGTGTTCCGACGACCCACAGTTGCGGGGCGCCGGAGATGTATCGGACATTGGCCTGGCGGCCGAGCACCAGGATGTCGATGTCGTGCAATTCCATCTGCTCGAGCGCGCGCTCGCGGCGGCTGAGCCGAAGCGCCCGGCCGTCGGCCTCGATCTCAGTTCCCACCGGTCACCTCATAGGGGTCATACGGATACGAAGTCAACGGCATCCAGCCGCCGTCGGTCACCACCACGATCTCCTCACCGCGATAGCCGCCGGTGCCGTCCTCCCAGACGACGGGTTCGAACACCAGCAGCATGCCGTCGGGAAACACGAAGTTGTCGTCCCACTCCTGGCCGAGATCCGTTCCGATCATCGGCATCTCGGCTGCGCCGGTCCCGATGCCGTGGCCGAGGTAGAAGTGCGGAAGCCACGGCTTGTGTCCACCGGCGGCGGCGGTCGCGGCGCGCCCGAGGTCGCCGCACGTGGCGCCCGCCTTGGTGACCGCCAGCACCGCGTCGACGATCTCGGCCCACTTCTCGAACTGCCTCTGCTGCGCCGCCGTCGGATCCTGCCCGACGATCCACGTACGACCGTGGTCGGAGCAGTAGCCGTGGTAGGCGATCGAGACGTCCGTCCACAGCACATCGCCCTGGGACAGTTCACGCTCGGTGGTCAGCAGGGGCAGAGCCAGATCACCGGTGGTGGTCCAGGTGCTGTCCGCTTTCGACGCCGGCATCGCCTGCCAGATCGAGTCGAACATGTTGGTGGTCGCGCCGAGTTCGAAGGTCCGGCGCACGAATTCGGCGGAGAGGTCGATCTGACGCGCCCCCGGGGCGAGCGACTTCTGGATCTCGGCGACTGCCTCCTCGGTGATCTGGCAGGCGCGTCGCACACACGCGATCTGGTCGACCGTCTTGACCAGTTTCGCCGCGCCGACCACCGGCGCGGCGTCGACGGGCGCACTGGGGAACAATGCGGTGCCCGCTCGCCGCATCGCACCGGTCAGCTCGTCGGTCGCGATCGTGGCGCCGGCCGGGATCAGACGGGCCAGGATCTTGCCGAATTCGGAGACCCCTTCGTCGAATTCGAGGTAGACCGGCCCGTGCAGGTGGTCGTCGGGCAGATCCGACTCCATCGCCGCGCCCTCGCGGAACGGCAGGAACAGATGCGGGTGCTCGTCATCGGCGAGCACGACCGCGATCGGGCGTTCGACGTGCGACAGGCCTGCATCGGCGAGCGGCCAGCTGATTCCGGTGGCGTACATGACGTTTCCGTTGCCGAGCAGAACCAGCGCATCCACGCCCTGATCGGACATCGCCGCGTGCAGACGCGCACCGACCTCCCGGCGCATCCGCGCGAAGTCGGGCTCGGTCGGGATGTCCAGCCAGGTGTAGCCGGTCCGGGCGATCTGGGTGACCCCGGAGTGAGTGGAGGTGGTCACAGCCCCAGGAACCTCTGCACGTTCGAGCTGACGATCTTGACCGCGGCCTCCGGTCCGACCGCGTCGACGACGGTGGCCAGGGACTTCTCCGAATAGCCGAAGGTGCTCTCGTTGTGGGGGTAGTCGCTCGACCACATCACGTTGTCCACGCCGATGCGGTCGATCAACTGGAGTCCCAGCGGGTCGACCATGAACGATGCGCTCATGTGGTTGGCCCAGTAATGGTTCACGTCGTGCTGCAGTTCGTGGTTGAACATGTGCCGGTAGGACGCGAGCATGTGCTCGGCGTCCTGCAACGCGGTGGGCACCCACGCGATGCCGCCCTCGAACCAGCCGATCTTCAGCGACGGATGCCGATCCAGGATGCCGGAGAACACGTACTTGGCGAACTGTTCGCGGAACGAGTCGACGTTGACCATCATCCCGACGACCACGCTGTTGTTCTGGCACGGTGTCTTCGGTGGCGTCTCGCCGATGTGATGGCTGACAGGCAGCCCGGCGGCCTCGATCTCGTCCCAGACCGCGTCCATGGACGTGCTGCCGTAGTCGTAGATGTTGCCCTCGTCGTCCTTGCCGGGGTTGAGCGGCAGCAGGAACGTCTTCAGCCCCAACGACTTCAGTTCTTCGAGGGTGCTGCGGGTGCCCTTCGGGTCCCACCAGTTGATCAGCCCGACGCCGTAGAAGTGCCCGTTGGACCGTTCCTGCAGATCGGCGATGTGCTCGTTGTAGATCCGGAACACGCGCTCGCGCAGGGCTTTGTCCGGGTAGTGGAACAGGGCGAGCACCGCGTTCGGGAACGCCAGTTCCTTGTCGATGCCGTCTTCCTTCAACTCCCGGATGCGCGCCTCGATGTTGTTCGACGCGGCGCCGGCGAGATCGTCGTACTGCATCAGCACGCGGCCGAAGTCCCCACCGGTCCAGGCTTTGCCCTTCATGCCGACCATGTACGCGCCGTCCTCGTACCAGATGCGCGGCGCCGCACCCTTGAGCTCTTCGGGGAAGCGCTCGTAGAAGATGTCGTCGGCCACCGAGATGTGATTGTCGGCCGAGAAGATGACCGTGTCGGCGGGAAGACCGGTGACGGCGCCGGTCGAGTGGCCGTGGCGGTGCTTGGGTGCGCCGAATCCCTCGGGCGGATAGAGGGTCGGGGGGTGGGCGGGCGACGGCACTGTCGGGGTGGACATCGTTGGTACTCCAATCGGGCTGTGGGAGAAGGCTGTTACCAGGTCACCGGTAGTTCGTAGACGCCGTAGGCGAGGCGGTCGTGCTTGAAGGGCACTTCGTCGATCGGGATGGCCAGTTTCAGCGTCGGGATGCGGCGCAGCAGGGTGTGGAACACGATCTGCAGTTCGGCGCGGGCCAGTTGCTGACCGACGCACTGGTGCCGCCCGTAGCCGAAGCCCAGCTGCTGGTTGGCATCGCGGGTCAGGTCCAGTTTGTCCGGCTCGGGGTAGGCCTGCGGATCCCAGTTCGCCGGGGCGAGATCGAGGATGATGCCCTCCCCCGCACGGATGGTCTCACCGGCGATCTCGATGTCCTCGATCGCCACCCGGCGCTGCCCGTTCTGGATGATCGACAGGTACCGCATGAGCTCTTCGACGGCATTGGCGATGAACTTCGGGTCCTCCGAATCCCGCAGCAACGCTGCCTGTTCCGGGTTCTCCAGCAGCGCGCAGATGCCGATGCCGATCATGTTCGCGGTGGTTTCGTGGCCGGCGATCAGCAGACCGGTGCCCAGCTGAGCGGCTTCCTTGACGCTGATCTCACCGGCGGTGACCCGCTCGGCGAGGTCGGACACCGCGTCCTCGGCGGGATTGGCCTGCTTTTCCTCGACCAGGTTGATCAGGTACTGATGCAGGCTCATCGCGCCCTTCTGCATCGCATCCGCTGCCGCGTAGCGTGCCAGCCCGGCGTTGGCGTGCTCCTGGAAGAACTCGTGGTCGTCGTAGGGCACGCCGAGCATGTCGCTGATCACCCGGGTCGGCACCGGCAGCGC is drawn from Mycolicibacterium gilvum and contains these coding sequences:
- a CDS encoding amidohydrolase family protein, which codes for MSTPTVPSPAHPPTLYPPEGFGAPKHRHGHSTGAVTGLPADTVIFSADNHISVADDIFYERFPEELKGAAPRIWYEDGAYMVGMKGKAWTGGDFGRVLMQYDDLAGAASNNIEARIRELKEDGIDKELAFPNAVLALFHYPDKALRERVFRIYNEHIADLQERSNGHFYGVGLINWWDPKGTRSTLEELKSLGLKTFLLPLNPGKDDEGNIYDYGSTSMDAVWDEIEAAGLPVSHHIGETPPKTPCQNNSVVVGMMVNVDSFREQFAKYVFSGILDRHPSLKIGWFEGGIAWVPTALQDAEHMLASYRHMFNHELQHDVNHYWANHMSASFMVDPLGLQLIDRIGVDNVMWSSDYPHNESTFGYSEKSLATVVDAVGPEAAVKIVSSNVQRFLGL
- a CDS encoding M24 family metallopeptidase — translated: MGTEIEADGRALRLSRRERALEQMELHDIDILVLGRQANVRYISGAPQLWVVGTRPFGPICEFVRATGEIHLNSTWDEGIPEEIPHENLYGFAWNPMTLVGILKNIKGADTFRRVGTDALTPTFAKLLPMAFPNAELIDAEQAMQAARRIKTPQEIEALRRALVVAEEGLAAGAAALAPGTTENALAGAVLEAEAAGGVSTPATQDAAWVTSKDHPWRRAGGDGRVRDGDLVAVSAGVLADGYVAEVARTLHVGEPTDAVRALYRRRDDLWDKLIEACRPGRATSGLLDAYEAAGERLPAMPVAHGLGLGFDPPVVSPALRASADAENLEAGMVLAVTAYVWEEGVGAVFTRDAVLITPDGAEILSSAPAYREAVHG
- a CDS encoding M24 family metallopeptidase, coding for MTTSTHSGVTQIARTGYTWLDIPTEPDFARMRREVGARLHAAMSDQGVDALVLLGNGNVMYATGISWPLADAGLSHVERPIAVVLADDEHPHLFLPFREGAAMESDLPDDHLHGPVYLEFDEGVSEFGKILARLIPAGATIATDELTGAMRRAGTALFPSAPVDAAPVVGAAKLVKTVDQIACVRRACQITEEAVAEIQKSLAPGARQIDLSAEFVRRTFELGATTNMFDSIWQAMPASKADSTWTTTGDLALPLLTTERELSQGDVLWTDVSIAYHGYCSDHGRTWIVGQDPTAAQQRQFEKWAEIVDAVLAVTKAGATCGDLGRAATAAAGGHKPWLPHFYLGHGIGTGAAEMPMIGTDLGQEWDDNFVFPDGMLLVFEPVVWEDGTGGYRGEEIVVVTDGGWMPLTSYPYDPYEVTGGN
- a CDS encoding cytochrome P450; translation: MTETLAQETVSVPEYPMERSAGCPFAPPRQMLDMNTVKPLSRVRIWNGTTPWLVTGHEAARTLFADPRVSVDDRIEGFPHWNEHMLATVNKRPRSVFTSDAEEHTRFRRMLSKPFTFRRVEALRPVIQEVTDECIDEILAGPQPADLVAKLALPVPTRVISDMLGVPYDDHEFFQEHANAGLARYAAADAMQKGAMSLHQYLINLVEEKQANPAEDAVSDLAERVTAGEISVKEAAQLGTGLLIAGHETTANMIGIGICALLENPEQAALLRDSEDPKFIANAVEELMRYLSIIQNGQRRVAIEDIEIAGETIRAGEGIILDLAPANWDPQAYPEPDKLDLTRDANQQLGFGYGRHQCVGQQLARAELQIVFHTLLRRIPTLKLAIPIDEVPFKHDRLAYGVYELPVTW